Within the Nocardioides aurantiacus genome, the region ACGGCCGAGGACATGGACATCGACCTCGACGACACGGTGGCGAAGCCGGGTCCGCGCACCCGGCCCGGCGAGTACCTCGAGCGCTCGCCCGTGCTGCCGATGCTGGTCGGCCTGCTGGCGCTGATCTGGCTGGTCTACCAGTTCCTGGACAACCCGTTCCTGACCGTCGTCAGCAACCTCAACACCTACCTGCTGGTCTTCGTGATCCTCGGCCTGGTGCTCCACGGCACGCCGCGCAACTTCCTCGACGCCGTCAGCAAGGCGGTGCCCACCACGGCGGGCGTGCTGGTGCAGTACCCCCTGTACGCCGCCATGGCCGCCGTCCTGACCCGCGCGACCGGCAACGGCGGCCTCACCGTCTCCGAGCACCTCGCCGACCTCTTCACCAACCTCGGCGGGGGCGGCGGCTTCGCGGTCGTGATCGCGATCTACACCGCCCTGCTCGGCCTGCTGGTGCCCTCGGGTGGCGGCAAGTGGCTCGTCGAGGCGCCGTACGTCATGCAGTCGGCCACCGACGTGGGCATGAACCTCGGCTGGACCGTCCAGATCTACAACGCGGCCGAGGCGCTGCCCAACCTGGTCAACCCGTTCTTCATGCTCCCGCTCCTCGCCGTGCTGGGGCTGCGGGCACGCGACCTGGTCGGGTTCACGTTCCTGCAGTTCCTCTTCCACCTGCCGGTGGTGCTGCTGCTGCTCTGGCTGCTCGGCATGACCTTCGAGTTCGAGCCACCCGTCATCCCCTAGGGCCGCCGCCCGGTCGGGCCTTCTCGCAGTGCGGGCACCCGACGTAACCCCCTGCGGGGCCCCTGCGTTGGCGGGGGCGTGGACCACGCACCCCTCGGCTACTCGCACCGCGGCGACCCCGGCCTGCGCGGGCTGCTCGCGCGCTGGTGGTTCGCCCGTCGCAGCGCCCGGGTCCGGGCCGCCCTCCGGCGGCTGCCGTGAGGCGGCTGCGGCGGGGGCAGCCGCCGGTGAGGCGGGCGCGACCGACGAGCGCGCGGCGGGCGCTGCTGACCGGGCTGCTCCGCGGAGTGATCGTGTGGGCGCTGTTCGCGGTCAGCTACGTCGTGCCCACGGTCCTCCTGGCGCCGTCGCTGGGAGTGCGCCTGCTCTGAGGTCCCTCGCGCAAAGAAATCCTTGCAAAGAAGTCTTTGCACACGTACGGTCGCGGCATGGACCAGCTCGACGAAGCCCTCGCCCGCACCCGCCGCGACGACCTCGTGGCCGCCGCCACCCGACCCGTGCGCAGCCCGGTGGCCACCCTCCGCCGCACCCGCGCG harbors:
- a CDS encoding short-chain fatty acid transporter, with the translated sequence MAQTETTDAPAERGLARFAQRLAGWTERWFPDAYVFALIGVVVVSLAALLNGTSPKGVAEAFGGGFWDLTAFTLQMAMVVLTGYVVATSPPAAKLIDRIAQVPSTARGAVAFVALISCLVSMLNWGLSLVFSGLLARAIARRPDLRADYRALGAAAYMGLGAVWALGLSSSAAQLQATAASLPPELLEITGVLDFGDTILTWQSLTMALILIVLTVAISWLSAPQGASIKTAEDMDIDLDDTVAKPGPRTRPGEYLERSPVLPMLVGLLALIWLVYQFLDNPFLTVVSNLNTYLLVFVILGLVLHGTPRNFLDAVSKAVPTTAGVLVQYPLYAAMAAVLTRATGNGGLTVSEHLADLFTNLGGGGGFAVVIAIYTALLGLLVPSGGGKWLVEAPYVMQSATDVGMNLGWTVQIYNAAEALPNLVNPFFMLPLLAVLGLRARDLVGFTFLQFLFHLPVVLLLLWLLGMTFEFEPPVIP